In Temnothorax longispinosus isolate EJ_2023e chromosome 2, Tlon_JGU_v1, whole genome shotgun sequence, one DNA window encodes the following:
- the Ube3a gene encoding ubiquitin-protein ligase E3A isoform X2, with amino-acid sequence MKRAAAKKLIERYFYQLTDGCGNPHCDNQHCASSGKVTNLTPNQAAAQAIQLFSQEARLCDGTQPSKVARTTIEPGQTSLAKSLPVKSVNSTSSDEGKQESYLTEAKLLDIIEKCKAEDSYSLLIRTLGEVFSCGKALSLSFQKTEKSNSPLTALLERAPDTLFRPPADLNKEAVRSLQGEDKEEDSSDPSPTVPNNDDTSVDLPSVRRAFEALWSLPGEVFESALVNALVTLADDIELNLRVFRMVRWDSMDSLLNVFLIVFEIPMLGNSEYLELALHMLCKALSCVPVLAQAKLARVWAKHCKSRLPSLLQALQELITVKVIGGSFTRDYCVQDADTITAPTKVMKILYYASMLAGELDPPELILGDEGESASSDKTTSRSTISGQIPQDPLATELGITALDARKPFIPFTDFYNEPLSDAIEMDKDFAYYKSEEPMKFSFMNYAFILTPATKTLGLYYDNRIRMYSERRMSFLQTVVGQPTNPYLRLKVRRDHLIDDALVELEMVAMENPSDLKKQLVVEFEGEQGVDEGGVSKEFFQLVVEEIFNPDFGMFTTQEDTQMTWFNPTSFESDAQFTLIGIVIGLAIYNNVILDVRFPMVVYRKLLGRKGGFPDLEDWSPTLYRTMKELMEYTGDDMPEIFMQTFRVGYRDVFGSLSFHELKENGDELYVTQENKKEFVDLYADFLLNKSVERQFNAFRRGFQMVTDESPLALLFRPEEIEQLVCGSKIFDFAELEAATEYEGGYTVDSEAVRNFWRVAHSLPPESQRRLLQFTTGSDRVPVGGLSRLKMVIARHGPDSDRLPIAHTCFNVLLLPDYSTIEKLQDRLLKAINYSKGFGML; translated from the exons ATGAAGCGCGCAGCTGCGAAGAAGCTCATTGAACGTTACTTTTACCAACTCACGGACGGATGTGGGAATCCTCATTGTGACAATCAGCATTGTGCCTCCAGTGGCAAG GTAACTAATCTTACTCCAAATCAAGCGGCTGCTCAAGCGATACAATTATTCTCGCAAGAAGCGAGACTTTGCGATGGTACACAACCCAGTAAAGTCGCTCGGACTACCATAGAGCCTGGACAAACGTCGTTAGCTAAGAGTCTACCTGTAAAAAGCGTTAATTCGACGAGCTCCGATGAAG GAAAACAAGAGTCATATCTTACGGAAGCTAAACTTCtggatattatagaaaaatgtaaagcGGAAGATTCATATTCTTTGTTAATTCGTACTTTGGGAGAAGTGTTCTCTTGCGGAAAAGCGTTGAGTCTCAGTTTTCAAAAAACTGAGAAAAGTAATTCCCCACTGACGGCACTTCTCGAACGAGCACCAGACACTCTGTTCAGGCCACCTGCAGATTTGAATAAGGAAGCGGTACGATCTCTTCAAGGGGAAGATAAGGAAGAGGATAGCAGTGATCCATCGCCTACAGTTCCTAATAATGACGATACTAGTGTCGATTTACCATCGGTCCGTCGAGCTTTTGAAGCACTTTGGTCTTTGCCAg GCGAGGTGTTCGAGTCAGCTCTGGTCAATGCACTAGTCACTTTGGCGGATGATATAGAACTGAATCTGAGAGTGTTTCGTATGGTACGCTGGGACAGTATGGATAGTTTGTTAAATGTATTTCTCATTGTTTTTGAAATTCCGATGCTCGGAAATAGCGAATACTTGGAATTGGCTCTCCATATGTTGTGTAAAGCGTTGAGCTGCGTGCCGGTATTGGCTCAAGCCAAGCTAGCACGCGTATGGGCCAAACATTGCAAGTCGCGGCTTCCAAGCCTTCTGCAAGCGCTTCAAGAACTCATAACTGTCAAG GTAATCGGAGGATCCTTCACACGTGATTATTGCGTCCAAGATGCAGACACTATTACCGCACCTACGAAAGTTATGAAAATTCTGTATTATGCGAGTATGTTGGCCGGTGAATTAGATCCTCCTGAGCTGATATTAGGCGACGAGGGTGAATCGGCTAGTAGCGACAAAACTACTTCACGATCAACAATATCGGGCCAGATCCCTCAG GACCCATTAGCGACGGAATTAGGAATTACCGCGTTGGATGCACGTAAACCTTTCATACCATTTACTGATTTTTACAACGAGCCACTTAGCGATGCTATAGAGATGGACAAAGATTTCGCTTATTACAAGAGCGAAGAGCCAATGAAATTTAGTTTCATGAATTATGCTTTCATACTTACGCCGGCCACTAAAACTTTGGGCTTGTATTATGATAATCGTATCAGAATGTATAGCGAACGACGTATGAGCTTTTTGCAAACCGTTGTCGGGCAACCTACTAATCCATATCTCAGATTGAAG GTGCGAAGAGATCATTTGATAGACGACGCACTGGTGGAATTGGAAATGGTGGCAATGGAAAATCCGTctgatttaaaaaagcaaTTGGTTGTCGAATTCGAGGGAGAGCAAGGTGTCGACGAAGGCGGCGTATCTAAAGAATTCTTTCAATTAGTTGTCGAGGAGATATTTAATCCTGATTTTGGCATGTTTACCACTCAG GAAGATACGCAAATGACATGGTTCAATCCGACATCGTTTGAAAGTGACGCACAGTTCACATTAATAGGCATTGTTATCGGTTTAGCGATTTATAACAATGTAATTTTGGATGTACGTTTTCCAATGGTGGTTTATAGAAAATTGCTAGGCAGGAAAGGCGGTTTCCCAGATTTGGAAGACTGGAGTCCGACATTATATCGAACGATGAAAGAATTAATGGAATATACGGGAGATGACATGCCGGAGATATTTATGCAAACTTTCCGAGTTGGTTACAG GGACGTATTTGGATCGTTATCGTTCCACGAGCTCAAGGAGAACGGCGATGAGCTCTATGTCACACaggaaaacaaaaaagaatttgtcGATCTCTATGCGGATTTCCTGCTTAACAAATCCGTAGAGAGACAATTCAATGCCTTCAGACGTGGCTTCCAAATGGTTACGGATGAGAGCCCGCTGGCGTTGCTCTTCAGACCTGAAGAGATTGAACAG CTCGTTTGCGGAagcaaaatatttgattttgcCGAGCTGGAGGCAGCTACGGAGTACGAAGGCGGTTACACTGTGGACAGCGAAGCGGTACGTAACTTTTGGCGCGTAGCGCACTCCTTACCACCGGAAAGTCAACGAAGGCTACTTCAGTTTACCACGGGTAGCGATCGAGTACCAGTCGGCGGTCTTTCGAGACTCAAGATGGTCATTGCCAGACACGGCCCCGATTCTGATAG ATTACCAATAGCACACACATGCTTCAATGTGTTATTGTTGCCAGATTACAGTACAATAGAAAAACTGCAAGATCGCTTATTGAAAGCAATCAATTATTCGAAAGGTTTTGGCATGTTATGA
- the Ube3a gene encoding ubiquitin-protein ligase E3A isoform X1 — protein MSAKSQGDPGEDHVSRVGAESPCSDMKRAAAKKLIERYFYQLTDGCGNPHCDNQHCASSGKVTNLTPNQAAAQAIQLFSQEARLCDGTQPSKVARTTIEPGQTSLAKSLPVKSVNSTSSDEGKQESYLTEAKLLDIIEKCKAEDSYSLLIRTLGEVFSCGKALSLSFQKTEKSNSPLTALLERAPDTLFRPPADLNKEAVRSLQGEDKEEDSSDPSPTVPNNDDTSVDLPSVRRAFEALWSLPGEVFESALVNALVTLADDIELNLRVFRMVRWDSMDSLLNVFLIVFEIPMLGNSEYLELALHMLCKALSCVPVLAQAKLARVWAKHCKSRLPSLLQALQELITVKVIGGSFTRDYCVQDADTITAPTKVMKILYYASMLAGELDPPELILGDEGESASSDKTTSRSTISGQIPQDPLATELGITALDARKPFIPFTDFYNEPLSDAIEMDKDFAYYKSEEPMKFSFMNYAFILTPATKTLGLYYDNRIRMYSERRMSFLQTVVGQPTNPYLRLKVRRDHLIDDALVELEMVAMENPSDLKKQLVVEFEGEQGVDEGGVSKEFFQLVVEEIFNPDFGMFTTQEDTQMTWFNPTSFESDAQFTLIGIVIGLAIYNNVILDVRFPMVVYRKLLGRKGGFPDLEDWSPTLYRTMKELMEYTGDDMPEIFMQTFRVGYRDVFGSLSFHELKENGDELYVTQENKKEFVDLYADFLLNKSVERQFNAFRRGFQMVTDESPLALLFRPEEIEQLVCGSKIFDFAELEAATEYEGGYTVDSEAVRNFWRVAHSLPPESQRRLLQFTTGSDRVPVGGLSRLKMVIARHGPDSDRLPIAHTCFNVLLLPDYSTIEKLQDRLLKAINYSKGFGML, from the exons ATGAGCGCCAAGAGTCAGGGGGACCCTGGAGAAGATCACGTTTCCAG GGTAGGAGCGGAGAGCCCTTGCAGCGACATGAAGCGCGCAGCTGCGAAGAAGCTCATTGAACGTTACTTTTACCAACTCACGGACGGATGTGGGAATCCTCATTGTGACAATCAGCATTGTGCCTCCAGTGGCAAG GTAACTAATCTTACTCCAAATCAAGCGGCTGCTCAAGCGATACAATTATTCTCGCAAGAAGCGAGACTTTGCGATGGTACACAACCCAGTAAAGTCGCTCGGACTACCATAGAGCCTGGACAAACGTCGTTAGCTAAGAGTCTACCTGTAAAAAGCGTTAATTCGACGAGCTCCGATGAAG GAAAACAAGAGTCATATCTTACGGAAGCTAAACTTCtggatattatagaaaaatgtaaagcGGAAGATTCATATTCTTTGTTAATTCGTACTTTGGGAGAAGTGTTCTCTTGCGGAAAAGCGTTGAGTCTCAGTTTTCAAAAAACTGAGAAAAGTAATTCCCCACTGACGGCACTTCTCGAACGAGCACCAGACACTCTGTTCAGGCCACCTGCAGATTTGAATAAGGAAGCGGTACGATCTCTTCAAGGGGAAGATAAGGAAGAGGATAGCAGTGATCCATCGCCTACAGTTCCTAATAATGACGATACTAGTGTCGATTTACCATCGGTCCGTCGAGCTTTTGAAGCACTTTGGTCTTTGCCAg GCGAGGTGTTCGAGTCAGCTCTGGTCAATGCACTAGTCACTTTGGCGGATGATATAGAACTGAATCTGAGAGTGTTTCGTATGGTACGCTGGGACAGTATGGATAGTTTGTTAAATGTATTTCTCATTGTTTTTGAAATTCCGATGCTCGGAAATAGCGAATACTTGGAATTGGCTCTCCATATGTTGTGTAAAGCGTTGAGCTGCGTGCCGGTATTGGCTCAAGCCAAGCTAGCACGCGTATGGGCCAAACATTGCAAGTCGCGGCTTCCAAGCCTTCTGCAAGCGCTTCAAGAACTCATAACTGTCAAG GTAATCGGAGGATCCTTCACACGTGATTATTGCGTCCAAGATGCAGACACTATTACCGCACCTACGAAAGTTATGAAAATTCTGTATTATGCGAGTATGTTGGCCGGTGAATTAGATCCTCCTGAGCTGATATTAGGCGACGAGGGTGAATCGGCTAGTAGCGACAAAACTACTTCACGATCAACAATATCGGGCCAGATCCCTCAG GACCCATTAGCGACGGAATTAGGAATTACCGCGTTGGATGCACGTAAACCTTTCATACCATTTACTGATTTTTACAACGAGCCACTTAGCGATGCTATAGAGATGGACAAAGATTTCGCTTATTACAAGAGCGAAGAGCCAATGAAATTTAGTTTCATGAATTATGCTTTCATACTTACGCCGGCCACTAAAACTTTGGGCTTGTATTATGATAATCGTATCAGAATGTATAGCGAACGACGTATGAGCTTTTTGCAAACCGTTGTCGGGCAACCTACTAATCCATATCTCAGATTGAAG GTGCGAAGAGATCATTTGATAGACGACGCACTGGTGGAATTGGAAATGGTGGCAATGGAAAATCCGTctgatttaaaaaagcaaTTGGTTGTCGAATTCGAGGGAGAGCAAGGTGTCGACGAAGGCGGCGTATCTAAAGAATTCTTTCAATTAGTTGTCGAGGAGATATTTAATCCTGATTTTGGCATGTTTACCACTCAG GAAGATACGCAAATGACATGGTTCAATCCGACATCGTTTGAAAGTGACGCACAGTTCACATTAATAGGCATTGTTATCGGTTTAGCGATTTATAACAATGTAATTTTGGATGTACGTTTTCCAATGGTGGTTTATAGAAAATTGCTAGGCAGGAAAGGCGGTTTCCCAGATTTGGAAGACTGGAGTCCGACATTATATCGAACGATGAAAGAATTAATGGAATATACGGGAGATGACATGCCGGAGATATTTATGCAAACTTTCCGAGTTGGTTACAG GGACGTATTTGGATCGTTATCGTTCCACGAGCTCAAGGAGAACGGCGATGAGCTCTATGTCACACaggaaaacaaaaaagaatttgtcGATCTCTATGCGGATTTCCTGCTTAACAAATCCGTAGAGAGACAATTCAATGCCTTCAGACGTGGCTTCCAAATGGTTACGGATGAGAGCCCGCTGGCGTTGCTCTTCAGACCTGAAGAGATTGAACAG CTCGTTTGCGGAagcaaaatatttgattttgcCGAGCTGGAGGCAGCTACGGAGTACGAAGGCGGTTACACTGTGGACAGCGAAGCGGTACGTAACTTTTGGCGCGTAGCGCACTCCTTACCACCGGAAAGTCAACGAAGGCTACTTCAGTTTACCACGGGTAGCGATCGAGTACCAGTCGGCGGTCTTTCGAGACTCAAGATGGTCATTGCCAGACACGGCCCCGATTCTGATAG ATTACCAATAGCACACACATGCTTCAATGTGTTATTGTTGCCAGATTACAGTACAATAGAAAAACTGCAAGATCGCTTATTGAAAGCAATCAATTATTCGAAAGGTTTTGGCATGTTATGA
- the LOC139825299 gene encoding sodium- and chloride-dependent glycine transporter 1, translating into MEEKTSRLRPYVDWDNEDKYSVANSQAPLQGGEDEHSERGNWTGRYDFLLSLLGYSVGLGNVWRFPYLCYSNGGGAFLIPFTVMLIIAGLPLMFMELSLGQYASLGPVAAYKQFCPLLRGLGYGMVLVSSVVMLYYNLIIAWTLYYMFASVVGGWELPWSKCEKEWSTEDCFMPDAAEACVSQNDSYFKGKCLNSSQMTSMGLIIENITGAIRRPPAEEYFHNHVLGISSGIEETGSIRPSLAACLFLAWIIVFFCLSKGVQSSGKVVYFTALFPYVVLIVLFIRGILLPGANEGVLFYLTPDWRRLTSAKVWGDAAVQIFFALSPAWGGLITLSSYNKFTNNCYKDSLIVAISNIGTSFFAGLVIFSVIGFLAHELDVPVASVVDEGAGLAFIVYPEVVARLPVAPVWSLLFFIMLLTLGLDSQFALMETVTTAILDGVPSLRSYKVWVVFGVAVLGYVGGIIFTSNAGMYWLQLMDKYAANWSVLLIAISECILVAWVYGADRFLDDVQQMIGPRGRVWRFFWTWMWKLVTPAALFFILCFNWVEYEPLRYGAYIYPKWADILGWVISMLPVLVIVGLAIDQLKGRRRRSPYDDDDEDDEDVDDDDDDDDDDDDDDDDEDDDGSCKKGKNEKGKSKSKNVWNHIKILLQPTSKWGPASRNSITPSRTLIASLATTGGYDSVRDTIILVNGQPMMVQPPSVIPTAQKLPGPSILKNSSKTDLITSQQV; encoded by the exons ATGGAAGAAAAAACTTCAAGACTACGTCCTTACGTGGACTGGGAT AATGAAGATAAATACTCAGTAGCGAACAGTCAAGCGCCGTTGCAGGGCGGCGAAGACGAGCACTCAGAGCGCGGAAACTGGACGGGAAGAtacgattttcttttatctcttctGGGATACAGTGTGGGCCTGGGAAATGTCTGGAGATTCCCGTATCTTTGTTACTCGAACGGCGGCGGTGCTTTTTTGATACCGTTTACAGTGATGCTCATCATTGCCGGATTGCCTCTTATGTTCATGGAGCTTTCCTTAG GACAATACGCTAGTCTCGGACCAGTGGCGGCTTACAAGCAGTTTTGTCCTCTGCTTCGTGGCTTAGGATACGGAATGGTCCTCGTCAGTTCCGTCGTCATGCTCTATTATAACTTAATCATTGCCTGGACGCTGTATTACATGTTTGCCTCTGTCGttg GTGGTTGGGAATTGCCCTGGAGCAAATGCGAGAAGGAGTGGAGCACCGAGGATTGCTTCATGCCGGACGCTGCCGAGGCTTGTGTCTCTCAAAACGATTCTTACTTCAAAGGAAAATGCCTTAATTCAAGTCAAATGACTTCGATGGGCCTGATTATCGAGAACATAACCGGCGCTATCAGAAGACCGCCTGCCGAGGAATATTTTCA CAATCATGTTTTGGGAATCAGCAGTGGGATCGAGGAAACTGGATCGATTCGACCGTCCTTGGCGGCCTGCCTCTTCCTGGCGTGGATCATTGTGTTTTTTTGTCTAAGCAAAGGCGTGCAAAGCTCAGGCAAAGTTGTATACTTCACCGCACTCTTTCCATATGTTGTCCTG ATTGTTCTTTTTATTCGTGGAATTTTACTTCCTGGTGCTAACGAGGGTGTACTTTTCTATCTGACTCCCGACTGGAGAAGACTGACATCCGCCAAAGTATGGGGAGACGCCGCTGTTCAGATCTTTTTCGCCTTGAGTCCAGCCTGGGGGGGCCTGATCACTTTGAGTTCATATAACAAGTTCACCAACAACTGCTACAAGGACTCTCTAATCGTGGCGATCAGCAACATTGGGACTTCCTTCTTCGCCGGCCTGGTGATCTTCTCGGTAATCGGTTTCCTTGCTCACGAGCTCGATGTACCGGTGGCGTCAGTGGTAGACGAAGGCGCTGGTTTAGCATTTATTGTGTATCCTGAg GTTGTGGCTCGTCTGCCGGTTGCGCCCGTCTGGTCGCTGCTGTTCTTCATCATGCTGCTTACTCTGGGCCTCGATTCACAGTTTGCTCTGATGGAGACCGTCACCACGGCGATACTCGACGGTGTTCCATCGTTGAGAAGCTATAAAGTCTGGGTTGTTTTTGGAGTTGCGGTACTCGGCTACGTCGGTGGTATCATTTTCACCAGTAAC GCTGGCATGTACTGGCTGCAGTTAATGGATAAATACGCGGCCAATTGGTCCGTCCTGCTGATCGCCATAAGCGAATGTATCCTTGTGGCATGGGTGTACGGTGCGGATCGCTTTCTGGACGACGTTCAACAGATGATCGGGCCCCGAGGCCGTGTATGGAGATTCTTCTGGACATGGATGTGGAAGCTCGTCACGCCCGCAGCCTTGTTCtttattctctgctttaattGGGTGGAGTACGAGCCACTCAGATATGGAGCTTACATTTATCCGAAATGGGCGGACATATTAGGCTGGGTTATCAGTATGCTTCCCGTTTTAGTAATTGTTGGATTAGCTATA GATCAGCTGAAGGGACGGCGTCGGCGATCACCTtacgatgatgatgatgaagaTGACGAGGACgttgacgatgacgatgacgacgacgacgacgacgatgacgacgacgacgacgaggacgatgACGGATCTTGCAAAAAAGGGAAGAACGAAAAGGGCAAGAGTAAAAGTAAGAATGTGTGGAACCACATAAAGATATTGTTGCAGCCAACATCCAAGTGGGGTCCGGCGTCACGCAATTCTATAACACCTTCCAGAACTCTGATAGCTTCGTTAg CAACCACGGGAGGATACGACTCGGTGCGGGATACGATTATCCTAGTAAACGGTCAGCCAATGATGGTGCAACCACCCAGTGTCATTCCAACTGCTCAGAAGCTTCCCGGACCATCGATTCTTAAGAATTCTAGTAAAACTGATCTGATTACTTCGCAGCAGGTCTGA